A genomic segment from Truepera sp. encodes:
- a CDS encoding DUF1328 family protein — MLRWAVIFLIIAIIAALFGFGGIAASAAGIAKVLFYIFAIIFVISLIAGLLRPKA, encoded by the coding sequence ATGCTACGCTGGGCAGTCATCTTTCTGATCATCGCGATCATCGCGGCGCTGTTCGGATTTGGCGGCATCGCCGCCAGCGCAGCCGGCATCGCCAAAGTCCTCTTCTACATCTTCGCCATCATCTTCGTGATCTCCCTGATCGCTGGATTACTGAGGCCAAAGGCCTGA
- a CDS encoding CsbD family protein, with product MNRDQVAGRWKQLKGTVRQRWGKLTDDDLDKAEGNLERLEGRIQERYGITKEQAKRQVDDWLDKL from the coding sequence ATGAACCGAGACCAAGTTGCGGGAAGATGGAAGCAGCTCAAGGGAACAGTACGTCAGCGTTGGGGCAAGCTCACCGACGACGACCTGGACAAGGCCGAAGGCAACCTGGAGCGGCTGGAAGGCCGCATTCAGGAGCGCTACGGCATTACCAAGGAACAGGCAAAGCGCCAGGTCGACGATTGGCTCGACAAGCTCTAG
- a CDS encoding site-specific integrase: protein MSPDDDRDAGPSTALDRYTGDQLARAEGWATLPADELKRRASKAAAERDPDELWALVEAYLFLHGSKGARVSQHTLRTYRRGVLDLLAAWQGENLLRPSRDAGVLYLRRLESGISPGGKRAKVPSPATLQVKLSAARTLYKALRWSQATEARPFEDVSAGKDPTPAWEKRRPYRDSEVEALLELAEPAERVMVLLGAHAGLRIGEMSDLRWTDLELERGTLRVRSGKGGKAADVSVTRRLAEALAVLANSPETPNRQRAHDRVLPWAADHARRRFRRLCARAGVKYQGAAVHGLRHSAGTRYYQQTNDLGRVAAHLRHADIQTTRIYAKIDTEAISDDIEDW, encoded by the coding sequence ATGAGCCCAGATGATGACCGCGACGCCGGTCCCAGCACCGCCCTCGACCGTTACACAGGCGACCAGTTGGCCCGGGCCGAAGGCTGGGCAACGCTCCCGGCCGACGAGCTCAAACGCCGCGCATCCAAGGCCGCCGCCGAGCGGGATCCGGACGAGCTGTGGGCGCTCGTCGAAGCGTACCTATTCCTGCACGGCTCCAAGGGCGCGCGCGTCAGTCAACACACGCTGCGCACCTATAGGCGCGGCGTACTGGACCTGCTGGCCGCGTGGCAAGGTGAAAACCTGTTGCGCCCGAGCCGTGATGCGGGCGTCTTGTACCTGAGGCGGCTAGAATCAGGCATCTCTCCAGGCGGTAAGCGCGCCAAGGTGCCCTCGCCGGCCACGTTACAAGTGAAGCTGTCGGCCGCGCGGACGCTCTACAAGGCCCTCAGGTGGTCGCAGGCCACCGAAGCGCGGCCATTCGAGGACGTCAGCGCGGGCAAGGACCCGACGCCTGCTTGGGAGAAACGCCGACCCTACCGGGACTCCGAGGTCGAAGCCCTGCTAGAGCTGGCCGAACCCGCCGAACGCGTCATGGTCCTCTTGGGCGCGCACGCCGGCCTGCGTATCGGCGAGATGAGCGACCTGCGGTGGACCGATCTCGAGCTGGAGCGTGGCACGCTGCGCGTACGGTCCGGCAAGGGCGGAAAGGCCGCAGACGTCAGCGTCACGCGGCGCCTCGCCGAGGCGCTGGCGGTGCTCGCGAACAGCCCGGAGACGCCCAATCGGCAACGTGCCCACGACCGCGTACTTCCTTGGGCTGCGGATCATGCCCGGAGGCGCTTCCGGAGGCTATGCGCGCGAGCCGGCGTGAAGTACCAAGGCGCAGCCGTTCATGGATTGAGACATAGTGCCGGCACAAGATATTACCAACAGACGAATGACCTTGGGCGCGTGGCGGCGCACTTGCGCCATGCAGACATCCAAACCACGCGCATATACGCGAAGATAGACACCGAAGCGATCAGCGACGACATCGAAGATTGGTGA
- a CDS encoding PIN domain-containing protein — translation MRVLAYPKFQLDEAEIAELLSDYLPFAEIVPGQVAPEQLGETMRVADPHDQPFVDLAVHARVEVLVSRDAHLLALADKGDLRVMAPAEFRTWWANRAR, via the coding sequence ATGCGGGTGCTTGCCTACCCGAAGTTCCAGCTCGATGAAGCGGAGATCGCTGAGCTGCTGAGCGACTACTTGCCGTTCGCGGAGATCGTGCCTGGCCAAGTAGCACCGGAACAGTTGGGCGAGACGATGCGTGTGGCTGACCCTCACGACCAACCGTTCGTGGACCTTGCCGTTCACGCGCGGGTCGAGGTTCTCGTGTCGCGCGACGCGCACTTGCTGGCCTTGGCCGACAAAGGCGACCTCAGGGTGATGGCGCCAGCTGAGTTCCGGACCTGGTGGGCGAACCGCGCGCGTTGA
- a CDS encoding AbrB/MazE/SpoVT family DNA-binding domain-containing protein — protein sequence MIVAKNTSKNQITLPKEIVDRFPGVDYFAVRSEDGTIVLEPFVQSRADEVRRKLASIDIGEDDIANAVAWARGQ from the coding sequence GTGATCGTAGCCAAGAACACCTCTAAGAACCAGATCACACTCCCAAAGGAGATCGTGGATAGGTTCCCGGGCGTCGACTACTTCGCAGTACGTTCCGAAGATGGGACCATCGTATTGGAACCGTTCGTGCAGAGCCGGGCTGACGAGGTGCGTCGCAAGCTAGCCAGTATAGACATAGGCGAAGACGATATCGCCAACGCCGTGGCATGGGCGCGGGGCCAGTAG
- a CDS encoding EcsC family protein: MPLSEEHLAELKDAKRRLEDVPFVISLSNAVGRPIEFAYDKLPKAARERIGTLIGKALEKAVGFAFTGMKNGAARARNQRYKGAVALSGAAGGLFGLSGVAVELPASTLTMMRSIGEVARENGEDITLIATRLECLAVFSMGGRSADDDAADSAYFATRAWQAQVINSAAKYAENAARTGGAKATEEAIPVLVKMIQRITTRFGVRLTQAQTAKIVPVLGAFTGAGINTLFLDYYQSVAKGHFTVRRLQRIYGAEIVEAAYMATKT; this comes from the coding sequence GTGCCGCTATCAGAGGAACATCTGGCCGAGTTGAAGGACGCGAAGCGGCGCCTGGAGGACGTTCCGTTCGTCATCTCACTCTCGAATGCCGTCGGGCGACCCATTGAGTTCGCATATGACAAGTTGCCGAAAGCCGCGAGGGAGCGGATAGGTACGCTCATTGGTAAAGCGCTAGAGAAGGCGGTCGGGTTTGCCTTCACTGGGATGAAGAACGGTGCAGCCCGAGCCCGCAACCAGAGATATAAGGGCGCAGTGGCGCTCTCTGGGGCGGCTGGTGGTCTATTCGGCTTGTCGGGTGTTGCGGTGGAGCTGCCTGCTTCGACCCTGACGATGATGCGTTCCATCGGCGAGGTTGCACGCGAGAACGGCGAAGACATCACACTCATCGCCACACGCCTCGAGTGCTTGGCGGTCTTCTCGATGGGCGGGCGGTCGGCGGATGATGACGCTGCTGACTCGGCGTACTTCGCGACCCGGGCCTGGCAGGCGCAAGTCATCAACAGCGCGGCTAAGTACGCGGAGAACGCCGCTCGCACTGGCGGTGCAAAAGCAACGGAGGAAGCCATTCCGGTGCTGGTCAAGATGATCCAGCGCATCACGACGCGCTTCGGGGTGAGGCTTACTCAAGCGCAGACCGCCAAGATCGTGCCCGTTCTGGGGGCGTTCACTGGCGCCGGCATCAACACTTTGTTCCTCGACTACTATCAGAGCGTTGCGAAAGGACACTTCACGGTGCGGCGCCTGCAGCGCATTTACGGCGCTGAGATCGTCGAGGCGGCCTACATGGCAACGAAGACTTGA
- a CDS encoding nuclear transport factor 2 family protein, giving the protein MTDSDMLELERRFWFGDADFYRQLLTADCRMALPGMGLVDRKAAIDGIAAGPRWDEVEFAEPDVRRLGDDGVVVSYRARARRGAAQYEAVVASVYANEDGHWKLAYHQQTARFQTQGEA; this is encoded by the coding sequence ATGACCGACTCCGACATGCTCGAACTCGAACGGCGCTTCTGGTTCGGCGACGCCGACTTCTACCGCCAGCTTCTTACCGCCGACTGCCGCATGGCCCTGCCGGGAATGGGCCTGGTCGATAGGAAAGCGGCCATCGACGGCATCGCCGCCGGCCCACGCTGGGACGAGGTGGAGTTCGCTGAACCAGATGTACGGCGCCTCGGTGACGACGGCGTCGTCGTCTCGTACCGTGCACGCGCGCGCCGAGGCGCGGCGCAATACGAGGCTGTCGTCGCTAGCGTCTACGCGAACGAAGACGGGCACTGGAAGCTGGCGTACCACCAACAAACGGCACGATTCCAGACGCAAGGTGAGGCATGA
- a CDS encoding aldo/keto reductase: MTDVDASRAGTFLLGGDLEVNRIGYGAMRVTGEGIWGEPADREECLATLKLVPELGVNLIDTADSYGPLVSEQLIRAALHPYPPGLVIATKAGQVRPAPHKWVPLGRPEYLIQQAQISMRVLGVEQIALWQLHRIDDRVPRDEQFEAMKTLMDNGWVRHLGLSEVTVEEIEAARRFFPVASVQNRYSITYRKHEAVLEYCEANGIAFLPWRPLEAGHLAGKTSRIGEIAKRHGASEMQVALAWLLRRSPVMLPIPGTSRRTHLRENVAAAALELSDDEFEELSALGE, encoded by the coding sequence ATGACAGACGTAGACGCGAGCCGCGCTGGGACGTTCCTGCTGGGTGGCGACCTCGAGGTCAACCGCATCGGCTACGGTGCCATGCGTGTCACCGGCGAGGGCATCTGGGGTGAACCCGCCGACCGTGAGGAGTGCCTGGCGACGTTGAAGTTGGTGCCGGAGCTGGGTGTGAACCTGATAGACACGGCAGACTCCTACGGCCCGCTCGTCTCCGAGCAACTCATCCGCGCGGCTCTGCACCCATACCCGCCTGGGCTCGTGATAGCCACGAAGGCGGGCCAGGTGCGGCCGGCACCGCACAAGTGGGTGCCGCTTGGCCGCCCGGAATACCTGATCCAGCAGGCGCAGATAAGCATGCGTGTGCTGGGCGTGGAGCAGATCGCGCTGTGGCAGCTGCACCGCATCGATGACCGCGTGCCACGCGACGAGCAGTTCGAAGCCATGAAGACCTTGATGGACAACGGTTGGGTGCGTCACCTGGGCCTAAGCGAGGTGACGGTGGAGGAGATCGAGGCGGCGCGCCGGTTCTTCCCGGTGGCGTCGGTTCAGAACCGCTACAGCATCACCTACCGTAAACACGAGGCCGTGCTCGAGTACTGCGAGGCGAATGGCATCGCGTTTCTTCCGTGGCGTCCGCTCGAAGCGGGCCACCTGGCGGGGAAGACGTCGCGCATCGGTGAGATCGCGAAGCGTCATGGAGCGAGCGAGATGCAGGTGGCCTTGGCGTGGCTGCTCAGGCGCAGCCCGGTCATGCTCCCGATCCCAGGCACGTCGCGCCGTACGCACTTGAGAGAGAACGTGGCCGCTGCCGCCCTCGAGCTGAGCGACGACGAGTTCGAGGAGTTGTCGGCGCTGGGTGAGTGA
- a CDS encoding leucine-rich repeat domain-containing protein produces MRTPNAFRLGASFLIATAFTLLLAMTASAIAQEGGPVRFEDPALERAVRGQVVLDEGEPLQASDVAQIERLWVEWPDDADRIESLAGIEALTGLTYLNLRDHDVQDLQPLAGLTNLESLSLDRNRITNLEPLAGLQRLDRLVLSRNQIVDASGLAGLNELEFLDLSDNHLRDASGLAGLDQLSTLFLHDNALSDLSVLTELPNLMRVSLWGNPNLDTCAGSAPRQVIDELTARGVDVAYVERGAGGEACAEYASAAPVTIAVETGGHEESVLVAGGRLARLNPDGTRVVVSCVGTVQPVYVINEERGVYWYGLMQDLAQELSSFIAVHLLPDDPEVRYAVDVRVEEAGEEDVAGYTAQHYRVEWRPNEEEGGADHDWALMQEVWVAPELGSELQATGCYQVAAFLETFQLLQGTFSSQRFYGLAGSQDYGMAVTAGFPVRAVMYVPASGDTVVTEVTGVDAVAPAAGQFDLPEGLKRVNGLGEVF; encoded by the coding sequence ATGAGAACCCCTAACGCCTTTCGCCTCGGGGCGTCATTCTTGATCGCCACCGCTTTCACGCTGCTGCTCGCCATGACAGCAAGCGCCATTGCGCAGGAGGGCGGTCCGGTACGTTTCGAAGATCCCGCCCTGGAGCGCGCCGTGCGTGGCCAGGTCGTCCTGGACGAGGGTGAACCCCTGCAAGCGTCGGACGTAGCGCAGATCGAGCGGCTGTGGGTGGAGTGGCCCGACGACGCAGACCGCATCGAGTCGCTGGCCGGCATCGAGGCCCTGACGGGCCTGACCTACCTGAACCTGCGCGATCACGACGTTCAGGACCTGCAACCGCTAGCGGGCCTCACCAACCTGGAGTCACTGTCTCTCGATAGGAACCGCATCACCAACCTGGAGCCGCTGGCCGGGCTCCAGAGGCTCGACCGCCTGGTTCTTAGTAGGAACCAGATCGTGGACGCCAGTGGCTTAGCAGGCCTGAACGAGCTCGAGTTCTTGGACCTGAGCGACAACCACTTGCGCGACGCCTCGGGCCTGGCGGGCCTGGACCAACTCTCGACCCTCTTCCTGCACGACAACGCACTATCAGACTTGAGTGTGTTGACGGAGTTGCCGAACCTGATGCGCGTATCCCTGTGGGGCAACCCGAACCTCGACACCTGCGCCGGTTCGGCACCGCGGCAGGTGATCGATGAACTCACGGCCCGTGGCGTGGACGTAGCCTACGTGGAGCGCGGCGCCGGCGGTGAGGCGTGCGCTGAGTATGCCTCCGCCGCTCCCGTGACGATAGCCGTGGAAACGGGTGGGCACGAGGAGTCGGTGTTGGTGGCTGGTGGCCGCCTGGCCCGCCTGAACCCCGACGGGACCCGCGTGGTCGTCTCGTGCGTGGGCACCGTGCAGCCGGTGTACGTCATCAACGAGGAACGCGGCGTCTACTGGTACGGACTCATGCAGGACCTCGCACAGGAACTCTCCAGCTTCATCGCCGTTCACCTCCTTCCGGACGATCCGGAGGTCAGGTATGCCGTCGACGTCCGCGTCGAAGAGGCCGGCGAAGAAGACGTGGCCGGGTACACCGCGCAGCACTACCGGGTGGAGTGGCGCCCGAACGAGGAGGAGGGCGGCGCCGATCACGACTGGGCGCTGATGCAAGAAGTGTGGGTGGCTCCGGAGCTGGGCAGCGAACTCCAAGCGACGGGCTGTTATCAGGTGGCCGCGTTCCTCGAGACTTTCCAGCTCCTCCAGGGCACCTTCTCGTCGCAACGGTTCTACGGTCTGGCGGGCAGCCAGGATTATGGGATGGCTGTGACTGCCGGGTTCCCCGTGCGCGCCGTCATGTACGTGCCCGCCTCGGGCGACACCGTGGTGACGGAAGTGACCGGCGTGGACGCGGTGGCGCCGGCCGCCGGCCAGTTCGATCTGCCCGAGGGCTTGAAGCGTGTGAACGGTTTAGGCGAGGTTTTCTGA
- a CDS encoding type II toxin-antitoxin system VapC family toxin, translating to MTVVDANVLLYAVDEEAENHELARSWLLGGLRSRETVVLPWVSLLAFLRISTSPRIYPTPLTVEEASEVVDAWLSRPNVVPATGGREHWGILRRLLETSGAGGNLVTDAHVAAFALEMGATVTTFDNDFGRFPGVEWRRPS from the coding sequence GTGACGGTAGTCGATGCCAACGTGCTGCTCTACGCCGTAGACGAGGAGGCGGAGAATCATGAGCTCGCGCGGAGCTGGTTGTTGGGCGGCCTCAGGAGCAGAGAGACCGTGGTGCTCCCATGGGTTTCCCTGCTCGCCTTCCTACGCATCTCGACGAGTCCTAGGATCTATCCGACTCCGCTCACGGTCGAGGAAGCCAGCGAGGTAGTCGATGCCTGGTTGAGCCGCCCGAACGTGGTGCCGGCAACGGGTGGGCGTGAGCATTGGGGGATCCTCCGCCGCCTCCTCGAGACCAGTGGCGCTGGTGGCAACCTCGTGACTGACGCTCACGTCGCCGCGTTCGCGCTCGAGATGGGGGCGACTGTCACGACCTTCGACAATGACTTCGGGCGCTTCCCGGGCGTCGAGTGGCGGCGACCGTCGTAA
- a CDS encoding alcohol dehydrogenase catalytic domain-containing protein — protein sequence MRAILVDAPNSAPVLTTVPEPDLPPHGALVEVRATGVCRSDWHAWVGHDQTVAFPHVPGHEFAGVVRAVGARVQRFQGGERVTAPFCCGCGSCVECGAGHQNLCEHEYQPGFDGWGSFAELVMVPWADVNLVPLPEELGFDVAASLGCRFTTSYAGLTAHARVKPGESVAVFGCGGVGLSAVMIASRMGARVIAVDTVQEKLDLAQELGGHAVVNVSETDPVEAILELTGGGAHVSVDALGSASTAGQGVRSLRKRGRHLQLGLLLGQDATPNVPLELAIKRELSILGTHGMQARRYPEMLDFIASSRAPLEALIGARRPLGAAGEVLASMGSFAPVGVTILHP from the coding sequence ATGCGCGCTATCCTCGTTGACGCCCCCAACTCCGCTCCCGTCCTCACAACGGTGCCGGAACCCGACCTCCCGCCGCACGGCGCCCTGGTGGAGGTGCGCGCCACTGGCGTTTGCCGCAGCGACTGGCACGCCTGGGTGGGCCACGACCAGACAGTGGCCTTCCCCCACGTGCCAGGGCACGAGTTCGCCGGCGTGGTGCGCGCGGTCGGCGCGAGAGTGCAGCGGTTCCAGGGCGGCGAGCGCGTAACCGCACCGTTCTGCTGCGGCTGCGGCTCCTGCGTGGAGTGTGGGGCCGGGCACCAGAACCTCTGTGAGCACGAGTACCAGCCCGGCTTCGACGGCTGGGGCAGCTTCGCGGAGCTGGTGATGGTCCCGTGGGCCGACGTCAACCTGGTCCCCTTGCCCGAAGAGTTGGGCTTCGACGTTGCCGCCAGCCTCGGTTGCCGCTTCACCACTTCGTATGCGGGGCTGACGGCGCACGCGCGCGTGAAGCCCGGTGAGTCGGTGGCGGTGTTCGGCTGCGGCGGCGTGGGCCTCTCCGCCGTCATGATCGCGTCACGCATGGGCGCTCGCGTGATAGCCGTCGACACGGTGCAGGAGAAGCTCGATCTCGCCCAGGAATTGGGGGGCCACGCCGTCGTGAACGTCTCCGAGACCGACCCCGTAGAGGCAATCCTCGAACTGACAGGAGGCGGAGCCCACGTCAGCGTCGACGCACTGGGGAGCGCGTCGACGGCCGGCCAGGGGGTGCGCTCCTTGCGCAAGCGCGGCCGACACCTCCAGCTCGGTCTATTGCTGGGGCAAGACGCTACTCCCAACGTACCGCTCGAACTTGCAATCAAGCGCGAGCTCAGCATCTTGGGCACGCACGGCATGCAGGCAAGGCGCTACCCGGAGATGCTCGACTTCATAGCCAGTAGCCGCGCGCCGCTCGAGGCGTTGATAGGCGCGCGGCGGCCGCTGGGGGCAGCGGGCGAGGTGCTCGCGTCGATGGGGAGCTTCGCGCCAGTCGGCGTAACCATCCTCCACCCTTGA
- a CDS encoding HAD-IA family hydrolase, translating into MLQAVIFDFDGTILDTETAEFRHWQGFYREHGLELKLSDWQRGIGTWGAFDPWAALPEEVRLRRDELYPGLRAGILAAVNELDVRPGIPQVIREAQERGLKLAIATSSGRAWVEEWLEKHDLLRLFPVLATQDDVRRVKPDPELYSLAVAQLGVRPEEALALEDSLNGATAAVAAGVPVVVITNDVTRSQPFPPDWPRLDDFAGGLGRILELAGRDVPATGE; encoded by the coding sequence ATGCTACAGGCAGTGATCTTCGATTTCGACGGCACGATCCTGGATACCGAAACGGCCGAGTTCCGCCATTGGCAAGGGTTCTACCGGGAGCACGGCCTGGAACTGAAGCTGAGCGACTGGCAGCGGGGCATCGGCACCTGGGGGGCGTTCGACCCGTGGGCCGCGTTGCCCGAGGAGGTCCGGCTCCGCCGCGACGAGCTCTACCCCGGCCTACGCGCGGGAATCTTGGCAGCGGTGAACGAACTGGATGTGCGCCCCGGCATCCCCCAGGTCATCCGCGAGGCGCAGGAGCGTGGTCTCAAGCTGGCGATAGCCACGAGCAGCGGCAGGGCCTGGGTTGAGGAGTGGCTGGAGAAGCACGACCTGCTGCGGCTCTTCCCCGTTCTCGCCACCCAGGACGACGTACGCCGGGTCAAGCCCGATCCCGAGCTCTACAGCTTGGCCGTAGCGCAGCTGGGCGTAAGGCCCGAGGAGGCCCTTGCGCTGGAGGACTCCCTGAACGGCGCCACCGCAGCGGTGGCCGCCGGCGTGCCAGTGGTCGTGATCACCAACGACGTCACCCGGTCTCAGCCCTTCCCACCGGACTGGCCCCGGTTGGACGATTTCGCCGGCGGCCTGGGGCGCATCCTCGAGCTTGCCGGCCGGGACGTGCCGGCAACGGGCGAATAG
- a CDS encoding PIN domain-containing protein, with product MGRVFFDTSVLVYLFDRAAPEKQARARELLDRHSRDGSLVLSTQVLQEFFVATTRRLSTPLGLSEALGIVRKLAVFPIVRVDPDLIVSAGERTTREMVSFWDALIVEAALAASATRLFSEDLQHGQTISSLIVENPFT from the coding sequence ATGGGACGCGTCTTCTTCGATACCAGTGTCCTCGTCTATCTCTTCGACCGGGCTGCGCCAGAGAAGCAAGCCCGGGCCCGGGAACTTCTTGACAGGCACAGCAGGGACGGCAGCCTCGTCTTGAGCACCCAGGTGCTACAGGAGTTCTTCGTAGCCACGACCCGCAGGCTGTCGACGCCGCTTGGCCTTTCGGAGGCCCTTGGGATAGTCCGGAAACTTGCAGTATTCCCGATCGTTCGAGTGGACCCAGACCTGATAGTTAGTGCGGGCGAGAGGACCACGCGCGAGATGGTCTCCTTCTGGGACGCCCTCATCGTCGAGGCGGCTCTGGCAGCGAGTGCAACCCGGCTGTTCTCCGAGGATCTGCAGCACGGCCAGACGATATCGAGCCTGATCGTGGAGAACCCTTTCACCTGA
- a CDS encoding serine hydrolase domain-containing protein, producing MLLALCFSAALPTSATAAGGPAPSATATGNSSGPIEDFIDDAMPASGVPGVAYAVVADGQITTAGARGVAKLGGDTAVTPDTPFVIGSISKSFTALAIMQLVEAGKVGLDSELSLYLDEFSGRPAGAITVRQLLSHTSGFSTVQGNAGHPEATGGKDDLARGVERLAGVTPAYRPGEKWDYSNANYEILGRLVEVVSGQEYQTYVATNILEPVGMDHSFVSDGKVHASMATGHRPWFGRKKPLADNTTGRATAPQGGIVASANDLARYLAMMMNGEDDVLSAAGKALMMRPASAVSPGYGFGWNVYPDDGVVWHDGVSPGVETLATMLPDQRRAVVVLVNGGSGMGFGETGHLRVGISDRALGLSYDSYGSGWSRKVLFISLVILPFIYVFGMFKAWVGRAKVRAKRRAKAGAFGLFSLWFPLLTTSAAAWVLLVLVPSLFGTPIRTLVYFQPDFGLAFVASAITGVLWAVFRLGVAYTGAASPD from the coding sequence ATGCTACTGGCGCTTTGCTTCAGCGCCGCCTTGCCTACGAGTGCCACTGCCGCTGGTGGCCCTGCTCCTAGTGCTACTGCTACCGGTAACTCCTCAGGACCGATAGAGGACTTCATCGATGACGCCATGCCTGCTTCCGGCGTTCCCGGCGTGGCCTACGCCGTGGTGGCCGACGGTCAGATCACGACGGCCGGTGCGCGCGGGGTTGCCAAGCTCGGAGGCGACACGGCCGTCACGCCGGACACGCCGTTCGTGATCGGCTCGATCTCCAAGAGCTTCACGGCGCTCGCCATCATGCAACTGGTCGAGGCGGGCAAGGTCGGCCTGGACAGCGAGCTCTCGCTCTACCTTGACGAGTTCTCGGGCCGACCTGCAGGCGCGATCACGGTCCGGCAGTTGCTCAGTCACACGAGCGGCTTCTCCACGGTGCAGGGGAACGCGGGCCATCCGGAGGCCACCGGTGGGAAGGATGACCTTGCACGCGGGGTAGAACGGCTGGCAGGGGTGACGCCTGCCTACAGGCCCGGCGAGAAGTGGGACTACTCGAACGCGAACTACGAGATCCTTGGTCGACTTGTCGAAGTCGTGAGCGGCCAGGAATACCAGACCTACGTAGCCACCAACATCCTGGAGCCTGTCGGCATGGACCACAGCTTCGTTTCTGACGGTAAGGTCCATGCGTCGATGGCGACCGGGCACCGACCGTGGTTCGGCAGGAAAAAGCCGCTCGCCGACAACACGACAGGCCGCGCGACGGCTCCGCAAGGCGGAATCGTGGCGAGCGCGAACGATCTGGCGCGCTATCTCGCAATGATGATGAACGGCGAGGACGATGTGCTGAGCGCCGCCGGCAAGGCGCTGATGATGCGACCCGCCAGCGCCGTATCGCCGGGGTACGGCTTTGGCTGGAACGTGTATCCCGATGACGGGGTGGTGTGGCACGACGGGGTCAGCCCCGGCGTCGAAACGCTCGCGACGATGCTCCCTGACCAACGGAGGGCGGTCGTAGTGCTCGTCAACGGCGGCAGTGGTATGGGCTTCGGAGAGACGGGGCACCTGCGCGTGGGCATCTCCGATAGGGCACTCGGTCTCAGCTACGACAGTTACGGGTCCGGCTGGTCCCGAAAGGTTCTGTTCATCAGTCTTGTGATCCTGCCGTTCATCTACGTCTTCGGCATGTTCAAGGCGTGGGTCGGCCGCGCCAAGGTTCGCGCCAAGCGCCGCGCCAAGGCCGGCGCTTTCGGCCTGTTCAGCCTCTGGTTCCCGCTGCTCACCACCAGCGCCGCGGCGTGGGTTCTCCTCGTTCTGGTGCCGAGCCTGTTCGGTACCCCGATCCGGACCCTGGTCTACTTCCAGCCCGATTTCGGTCTGGCCTTCGTTGCCTCCGCCATCACCGGTGTGCTGTGGGCCGTGTTCAGACTCGGCGTGGCCTACACCGGCGCAGCCTCGCCCGATTGA
- a CDS encoding ABC transporter permease subunit, translated as MTTPSSVSLTPARAAPATTASKWRTIYTRAVADKTVLVSVLAFYGLAMAVGVGALWPPLQETFAAIAGKFPAAFDALLGGLSIATPAGWMHAELMSLMGPGFLIAMAMMSAVSATAGEEQDRTLGLVLSTGVTRTTFLFAKAAAMVTHVLIVAAALFVGMLIAGRVGGLGIPVLDSLAATVNMILIALVYGAIALTLGATTADRRLTLSITGALLGVSFIAASFLGLVDSLVWLSKINFWYPYMASPALAEGLDWGNAAIMAGLAVGIGAIAFTIFPRRKDLRG; from the coding sequence ATGACTACCCCCAGTTCCGTTTCACTGACTCCGGCGCGCGCCGCGCCAGCCACCACCGCGTCGAAGTGGCGCACCATCTACACCCGGGCCGTGGCAGACAAGACCGTCCTGGTCAGCGTCTTGGCGTTCTACGGCCTTGCGATGGCCGTGGGCGTCGGTGCGCTATGGCCGCCGCTACAAGAGACTTTCGCGGCCATAGCCGGGAAGTTCCCGGCCGCCTTCGACGCCCTTCTGGGCGGCCTGTCCATCGCCACGCCAGCGGGCTGGATGCACGCCGAGCTGATGTCGCTGATGGGTCCTGGTTTCCTCATCGCCATGGCCATGATGTCTGCGGTGTCGGCCACCGCCGGCGAGGAACAGGACCGCACCCTGGGGCTGGTGCTGTCTACCGGCGTCACGCGAACCACCTTCCTCTTCGCAAAGGCCGCGGCCATGGTCACGCACGTGCTCATCGTTGCCGCCGCGTTGTTCGTCGGCATGTTGATCGCCGGGCGGGTCGGTGGCCTCGGCATCCCGGTTCTCGACTCGCTCGCAGCCACGGTCAACATGATCCTCATCGCCTTGGTCTACGGCGCCATCGCCCTTACGCTGGGCGCGACAACCGCCGACAGGCGCCTCACCCTGTCGATCACCGGAGCGTTGCTGGGCGTGTCGTTCATCGCCGCGAGCTTCCTGGGCCTCGTCGATTCGTTGGTGTGGTTGTCCAAGATCAACTTCTGGTATCCGTACATGGCCAGTCCGGCCCTGGCCGAAGGTCTCGACTGGGGCAACGCCGCCATCATGGCCGGCCTCGCGGTGGGCATTGGAGCGATTGCCTTCACCATTTTCCCGCGTCGCAAGGACCTTCGTGGCTGA